The Anabaena sp. WA102 genome contains a region encoding:
- a CDS encoding methyl-accepting chemotaxis protein — translation METRINSQEITYDRARTAYEQQDYELAAIVINQLMQNSPDDPDSHLLKGHIYYMLQQYDVARSEYQIVLRLTDDQESVSLVHNCLATIDQFTQPFGDDESLSQGTTEVSLDSGVMGNWHGSNLEMNSFEEYESPLDIQEHNPFSDPDSLEFDSDSLDTATTDNPFGLSSEYLADNPISDQLELSPFWQEGSSAGHNHGDINNNLANGSSVMSNGEESYSPFAETKLSVDDDSENQTELFMGEDEDIDKLMDDNSPDLTTSVKNTYLEINEQAINNDNNIGNNWQNSQEEDFSLSSQDSLLHNISGESAPRSQTQLNQQSGSFINDSVLPQRQFNFNSSSGKNNFDDDSFDLDAFESAFGSEAEVDSGIETFVSTQDTSNISSGNIRKNKDFLNDFDEFDDLGDIPGFELTEDDSFDDRRMLSESLDSQVNSQAQFVNNSFANERGDAYQDLSHRDEELFTITGDQEASRIFTQSDLARTEPIVTSEQGLFGHFENASLDHKQWWIAGSVGLVSMLGVALVSALAISISPAQQRESVRNTGLLMALAAGATGAATAGFMGNLTLKQIRRTTKDLQAQFDSVRQGNLNVEATVYSQDELGYLATGFNDMARVIFTTTNEAQRKAIEMEEAKENLQRQVIRLLDDVEGAARGDLTVQAEVTADVLGAVADAFNLTIQNLRDIVQQVKVAARDVTKGSTNSETFARALSGDALRQAEELAVTLNSVQVMTYSIQRVAEAAREAETVARDASKIAQKGGEAVENTVAGILEIRETVAETTRKVKRLAESSQEINSIVAIVSQIASRTNLLALNASIEAARAGEAGRGFAIVADEVRQLADRSAKSLKEIEQIVMQIQSETSSVMTAMEEGTQQVIHQTKLAEEAKRSLDNIIQVADHIDILVRSITSDTVEQTETSRAVAQVMQSVELTAQETSQEAQRVSGALQHLVGVSRDLIASVERFRVETIESR, via the coding sequence ATGGAAACACGTATAAATTCTCAAGAAATAACTTATGATAGAGCTAGAACAGCCTATGAGCAGCAAGATTATGAATTAGCTGCGATAGTGATTAATCAGTTGATGCAGAATTCACCAGATGACCCTGATTCACATTTGCTAAAGGGACACATCTACTATATGTTGCAACAATATGATGTAGCTAGGAGTGAGTATCAAATAGTATTGCGTCTAACAGATGATCAAGAAAGTGTTAGTCTTGTTCATAATTGTCTAGCAACTATAGATCAGTTTACACAGCCTTTTGGTGATGATGAATCTCTGTCTCAGGGGACAACTGAAGTATCTTTAGATTCAGGAGTTATGGGGAATTGGCATGGTAGCAACCTGGAAATGAACTCCTTTGAAGAATACGAATCACCCCTGGATATTCAAGAACATAATCCGTTTAGTGATCCAGATAGTCTAGAATTTGATAGCGATTCATTGGATACTGCCACGACTGATAATCCCTTTGGCTTATCTAGTGAATATCTCGCGGATAATCCGATATCAGATCAATTAGAATTATCACCTTTTTGGCAAGAAGGAAGTTCTGCCGGTCATAATCATGGGGATATTAATAACAATCTAGCTAATGGCAGTTCAGTCATGAGTAATGGTGAGGAGAGCTATTCACCTTTTGCAGAAACTAAATTATCGGTTGATGATGATTCTGAAAATCAGACTGAGCTATTCATGGGGGAAGATGAAGATATAGATAAATTGATGGATGATAATTCTCCAGACTTAACCACTAGTGTAAAAAATACATATTTGGAGATTAATGAACAGGCTATCAACAACGATAATAATATAGGAAATAATTGGCAAAATAGCCAGGAAGAGGACTTTTCTCTCAGTAGCCAAGATAGTTTACTGCATAATATATCCGGGGAATCTGCACCTAGATCACAGACCCAACTTAATCAGCAATCAGGATCATTTATCAACGATTCTGTACTACCACAACGGCAGTTTAATTTCAACTCCTCGTCAGGAAAAAATAATTTTGATGATGATAGCTTTGATTTAGATGCGTTTGAATCGGCTTTTGGGTCAGAGGCTGAAGTAGATTCGGGGATTGAAACCTTCGTTTCCACTCAAGATACCAGTAATATCTCTAGTGGAAATATTCGCAAGAACAAAGATTTTCTCAACGACTTTGATGAATTTGATGATCTAGGTGATATCCCCGGCTTTGAACTCACTGAAGATGATAGTTTTGATGATAGGCGAATGCTGTCAGAATCCCTGGATAGTCAGGTAAATTCCCAAGCTCAATTTGTGAATAACTCATTCGCTAATGAAAGAGGGGATGCTTATCAGGATCTCAGTCATCGTGATGAAGAACTATTCACAATTACAGGTGATCAAGAAGCATCTCGTATATTTACTCAATCAGACCTTGCGAGGACAGAACCAATTGTCACCTCAGAACAAGGGCTATTTGGACATTTTGAAAATGCCTCCTTAGACCATAAACAATGGTGGATAGCTGGCAGCGTCGGTTTGGTATCAATGTTGGGTGTAGCTCTGGTTAGTGCTTTGGCAATTTCCATTTCACCGGCTCAACAACGGGAATCCGTGAGAAATACAGGGTTGTTAATGGCTTTGGCTGCGGGAGCTACAGGTGCAGCTACTGCCGGGTTTATGGGGAATCTCACGCTTAAACAAATTCGCCGGACTACAAAGGACTTACAAGCTCAGTTTGATTCTGTGCGTCAAGGTAATTTGAATGTGGAAGCTACTGTTTATTCACAAGATGAATTAGGCTACTTGGCTACTGGCTTTAATGATATGGCTAGGGTAATTTTCACAACTACCAATGAGGCGCAACGTAAAGCCATTGAGATGGAAGAAGCGAAGGAAAACCTTCAACGTCAGGTAATTCGCCTTCTGGATGACGTAGAAGGAGCAGCTAGGGGAGATTTGACGGTTCAAGCTGAAGTCACAGCCGACGTACTGGGAGCGGTAGCGGATGCCTTTAACCTGACAATTCAAAACCTGCGGGATATTGTCCAACAGGTGAAAGTGGCGGCACGGGATGTGACTAAAGGTTCAACTAATTCAGAAACCTTTGCGAGAGCTTTATCTGGGGATGCTTTGCGACAGGCAGAAGAGTTGGCTGTGACTTTGAATTCTGTACAGGTAATGACATATTCCATTCAACGGGTAGCAGAGGCGGCCAGGGAAGCGGAAACTGTAGCCCGTGATGCTAGTAAAATTGCTCAGAAAGGGGGCGAAGCGGTAGAAAATACGGTGGCAGGGATTTTGGAAATTCGGGAAACTGTGGCAGAAACTACTCGCAAAGTGAAACGTTTGGCGGAATCTTCCCAGGAAATTAACTCTATTGTTGCCATAGTTTCACAGATTGCTTCTCGAACTAATTTATTGGCTCTTAATGCCAGTATTGAAGCGGCGAGAGCAGGAGAAGCGGGTCGAGGGTTCGCTATTGTGGCTGATGAAGTGCGACAGTTGGCTGATCGATCTGCGAAGTCTTTAAAAGAAATTGAGCAAATCGTGATGCAAATTCAGAGCGAAACTAGCTCAGTGATGACAGCTATGGAGGAAGGGACACAACAGGTAATTCATCAGACTAAATTAGCAGAAGAAGCCAAGCGATCGCTAGATAATATCATCCAGGTAGCCGATCACATTGATATTTTAGTACGATCAATTACCAGTGATACCGTAGAACAAACGGAAACCTCCCGTGCTGTCGCCCAAGTCATGCAATCTGTGGAATTAACAGCCCAAGAAACCTCTCAAGAAGCACAGCGGGTTTCTGGAGCTTTGCAACACTTAGTGGGAGTGTCCCGCGATTTAATTGCCTCCGTGGAACGCTTCCGAGTGGAAACTATCGAATCTAGGTAA
- the lipA gene encoding lipoyl synthase, with translation MNSPQQVDIKSEIMTMPSWLRRPIGKASEISTVQRIIKQRQIHTICEEGRCPNRGECYAQKTATFLLMGPTCTRACAFCQVDKGHAPMALDEEEPQKVAESVRLLGLRYVVLTSVARDDLADGGAGHFVRTMETIRQMNPDTQIEVLTSDFWGGGGVAVQCHSLAMIIQAQPACFNHNVETVRRLTPTVRRGAKYDRSLAVLATVKELNDQLPTKSGVMVGHGETMEELIETMADLRSVKCDRLTIGQYMRPSLDHLPVKKYWTPAEFTELGNIAKEMGFNHVRSGPLVRSSYHAGEE, from the coding sequence ATGAATTCTCCACAACAAGTTGATATCAAGTCAGAAATTATGACTATGCCTAGCTGGTTGCGTCGTCCCATCGGCAAAGCCAGTGAAATCTCTACTGTCCAACGTATCATTAAGCAGCGACAAATTCACACAATTTGTGAAGAAGGGCGTTGTCCGAATCGGGGTGAATGCTACGCCCAAAAAACGGCGACTTTTTTATTAATGGGTCCAACTTGTACCCGCGCTTGTGCTTTTTGTCAGGTAGATAAGGGTCATGCGCCAATGGCGTTGGATGAGGAAGAACCCCAAAAGGTGGCAGAATCAGTACGGCTTTTAGGGTTGCGGTATGTGGTATTAACTTCTGTCGCCCGTGATGACTTGGCTGATGGGGGGGCTGGTCATTTTGTGAGGACAATGGAGACTATTCGCCAGATGAATCCCGATACTCAAATTGAGGTGCTGACATCGGATTTTTGGGGTGGTGGGGGTGTGGCAGTCCAATGTCACAGTTTAGCGATGATTATTCAGGCTCAACCGGCTTGTTTTAACCATAATGTCGAAACAGTCCGTAGGTTAACTCCAACTGTGCGCCGAGGGGCAAAATATGACCGTTCGTTGGCTGTATTAGCGACGGTTAAGGAGTTGAATGATCAGCTTCCTACGAAGTCAGGTGTCATGGTGGGACATGGAGAAACTATGGAGGAATTAATTGAGACAATGGCGGATTTGCGATCTGTAAAATGCGATCGCCTCACCATTGGTCAATATATGCGTCCTTCTTTAGACCATCTACCTGTTAAAAAATATTGGACTCCAGCGGAATTTACAGAACTGGGCAATATAGCCAAGGAAATGGGATTTAATCACGTCCGTTCCGGTCCCCTGGTTCGCAGTTCCTATCACGCTGGGGAGGAGTAG
- the psaX gene encoding photosystem I protein PsaX, protein MTAKGKPAAKPSYAFRTGWALLLLAVNFLVAAYYFHIIE, encoded by the coding sequence ATGACTGCTAAAGGCAAACCCGCTGCTAAACCTTCCTACGCTTTCCGTACTGGCTGGGCGTTGTTACTTTTGGCTGTTAACTTTTTGGTAGCAGCTTACTACTTCCACATCATTGAATAG
- a CDS encoding hybrid sensor histidine kinase/response regulator has protein sequence MQPEQQQRILGYFLEEAREHLNTIEQGLLNLQGTLEDSEMINEVFRAAHSIKGGAAMLGLSSIQHTSHRLEDCFKILKEHPIQVDQRLESLLLDICDTLKALIDNLGNPFGLSEEKAQALMSKTEPVMQWLNEHIELLLKQGNNQVLNPSSASPTRLHIEPPVSPQIQNSPIPSKQNQDWTEFQAQVLQVLREMLQQFKKTNIETSRNNLQECCHQLVKIGRELNLSNWCNLCESAALAISNPDNSYLTLAKIIITEIKQAQELVLQHRDGEITISQQLENLFPLVQLELLEFAETETGETLFTDTTEINLEPNINGFTDPALFDHQSTVTEKSPEIGISELNTLADLFEGDTPDLENNWQQEEILEDITNYQLPIINSEVEENNHNLADLLFFEDDNIHKITANNHEDLSLLFDDSLLESGDIAETVSSQPIEPSNLLSNHTDLQFPSDDVLLELISISRQSRQPNSENETNSSNNLEELLTFTADDELIFTDETTESENTAIAEIATEPQINFDNSFLSANTDANFPVEVIPTNVKTSKIKPSAPESLSLDNLFTAVKPQPPLVNEIDDLFSTPEITTNLANSVDDPDNFWDDLGISDSENTSVISQDIAKELEESLFSASLEIGTKYQQLTTNNHVDKKGFNPTSQEEYFDLFFTSDSDTGAEAIDNLFDDFIDANSNNVSQSRELFLPEINSFSQPPEVTADQEIFEPVEDGNDDGLILFEEEITSSKSDTNLDFTSNFADFNLELDSILLTAITTDSAVVDETYSELELDNPLQSSSIDDFAAIEALLDEPVEDIVEASSIDDFAAIEALLSTALGEITNQESESIPGEDLAALEALLDEVGDKEAQIIIGQTPVIVRPVVTNSQNTFSSLGLEDEFSELEDLLEQADKTISGSSAASGKTSTSKIPIPRPTTRRTIREESMKIPVKQLDDMSNLVGELVVNRNTLEQDHERLRQSLDSLLVQVQHLSDVGVRMQEYYERSLLEASLLSSRRYREHDGPPSGNSHNRGFSEIEMDRFTPFHILAQEMIEFIVRVRESASDIDFVTEETEQVARQLRQATSQLQEGLTKARMVPFTQAVDRLRRGVRDNAIRYGKQVELVTEGVDTLVDKMILDRLTDPLTHMVNNAISHGIETPEVREAAGKSPVGIINIRALQQGNQTIISVSDDGAGIDHQKVKNKAVKKGILTPEQAKTMSRIDTYELLFLPSFSTADEVDDIKGRGVGMNVVHNDISEIRGTVGTDSTLGQGTIFTIRLPLTLSICKALFCICDRTRIAFPMDGVEDTLNIPSKNIQQDADGESFIVWREIILPFKPLKDILVFNRQLSRGNIYGTKKNDDMISVIVIRSGNTMIALQVDQVLSEQEIVIKQFEGPAPKPSGVAGATVLGDGMIMPIADVLEIIDIFQGKMSKHIGGNWQQTNSPSVNTISADKVETTVLIVDDSITVRELLSLTFSKAGYRVEQARDGQEAWDKLRSGLHCDIVFCDIEMPRCDGLELLSRMQKDGSFGNLPIAMLTSRGADKHRQMAIQLGASGYFTKPYLEEALLEAASRMLKGENVVVTA, from the coding sequence ATGCAGCCGGAACAACAACAACGGATTTTAGGTTACTTTCTCGAAGAAGCCAGAGAACACCTAAACACTATTGAACAAGGATTACTGAATCTTCAAGGAACCCTGGAAGATTCAGAAATGATTAATGAAGTCTTCCGTGCAGCCCACTCTATCAAAGGTGGTGCGGCTATGTTAGGTCTGAGTAGTATTCAGCACACGTCCCACCGTCTTGAGGATTGCTTCAAAATTCTTAAAGAACATCCTATTCAAGTAGACCAAAGATTAGAGTCTTTGCTACTGGACATCTGTGATACATTAAAAGCCTTGATAGACAATCTTGGCAATCCCTTTGGGTTATCAGAGGAAAAAGCTCAAGCTTTGATGTCAAAAACTGAACCAGTCATGCAATGGCTGAATGAGCATATAGAACTACTGCTAAAACAGGGTAATAATCAAGTATTAAACCCTAGTAGCGCATCTCCTACCCGGTTGCACATAGAGCCACCTGTTTCCCCACAGATACAAAATTCACCGATACCAAGTAAACAAAATCAGGATTGGACAGAGTTTCAAGCACAGGTGTTACAAGTTCTGCGGGAAATGTTGCAACAGTTTAAAAAAACTAACATAGAGACTTCCCGTAACAATTTACAAGAATGCTGTCATCAATTAGTAAAAATCGGTAGAGAATTAAATTTATCAAATTGGTGCAATCTGTGTGAATCAGCAGCCCTGGCTATATCCAATCCCGATAATAGTTATTTAACTTTAGCCAAAATAATTATTACTGAAATTAAGCAAGCGCAAGAATTAGTTCTCCAACATAGAGATGGGGAAATTACTATTAGTCAACAATTAGAAAATCTGTTTCCTCTTGTACAACTGGAGTTATTAGAATTTGCAGAAACGGAAACTGGGGAAACTTTATTTACAGATACGACAGAAATAAATTTAGAACCCAACATCAATGGATTTACCGATCCAGCTTTGTTTGATCATCAATCAACTGTGACTGAGAAATCTCCAGAAATAGGAATCTCTGAGTTAAACACTCTGGCTGATTTATTTGAAGGCGATACCCCCGATTTAGAAAATAATTGGCAACAAGAAGAAATATTAGAAGATATCACCAACTATCAGTTACCAATTATCAACAGTGAAGTTGAAGAGAATAATCACAATTTAGCTGATTTACTCTTCTTTGAAGATGACAATATACATAAGATAACTGCAAATAATCATGAGGATTTAAGTCTCTTATTTGATGATAGTTTATTAGAATCAGGGGATATAGCGGAAACAGTTAGTTCTCAACCGATAGAACCTAGTAATCTGTTGTCAAATCATACAGATTTACAATTTCCATCAGATGATGTGTTGCTAGAATTAATCTCAATTTCTAGACAATCTCGGCAGCCTAATTCTGAAAATGAGACAAATAGCAGTAATAATTTAGAAGAATTATTGACTTTCACAGCCGATGATGAATTAATATTTACAGATGAAACAACTGAATCAGAAAATACTGCGATAGCAGAAATAGCTACAGAACCTCAAATCAATTTTGATAATTCCTTTTTATCGGCAAATACAGATGCCAATTTTCCAGTAGAAGTTATTCCTACCAATGTAAAAACATCAAAAATAAAACCATCGGCACCAGAAAGTTTATCATTAGATAATTTATTTACAGCGGTAAAACCCCAGCCACCCCTGGTCAATGAAATTGATGATTTATTCAGTACACCAGAAATAACAACTAATCTTGCTAATTCAGTAGATGATCCAGATAACTTCTGGGATGATCTAGGCATAAGTGACTCAGAAAACACCTCTGTAATTAGTCAAGATATAGCTAAAGAACTAGAGGAGAGTTTATTTAGTGCATCTCTTGAAATTGGCACAAAATATCAGCAATTAACGACAAATAATCATGTAGATAAAAAAGGGTTTAATCCAACTTCCCAAGAGGAATATTTTGATTTATTCTTCACGTCAGATAGCGATACTGGGGCGGAAGCCATAGATAATTTATTTGATGATTTTATAGATGCCAACTCTAACAATGTTTCCCAATCTAGAGAATTATTTCTACCAGAAATTAATAGTTTTTCTCAACCTCCAGAAGTAACAGCAGATCAAGAAATTTTTGAGCCTGTTGAAGATGGCAATGATGACGGTTTGATTTTGTTTGAAGAGGAAATAACATCTTCTAAATCCGACACTAATCTAGATTTTACCTCTAATTTTGCAGATTTCAACTTAGAATTAGACTCAATTTTGCTAACAGCAATAACTACAGATAGTGCCGTAGTGGATGAAACTTACTCAGAATTAGAGTTAGACAACCCATTACAATCATCTTCAATAGATGATTTTGCGGCAATAGAAGCATTATTGGATGAACCTGTAGAAGATATAGTAGAAGCATCTTCAATAGATGATTTTGCGGCGATAGAAGCACTCTTATCCACAGCATTAGGAGAAATTACTAATCAGGAGTCAGAATCTATCCCAGGGGAAGATTTGGCAGCATTAGAAGCATTGTTGGATGAGGTGGGAGACAAAGAAGCACAGATAATTATTGGACAGACACCAGTAATTGTTCGACCTGTAGTAACGAACTCTCAAAATACTTTTTCTTCCTTGGGATTAGAAGATGAATTTAGTGAATTAGAGGATTTATTAGAACAGGCTGATAAAACAATATCTGGCTCGTCTGCCGCATCAGGAAAAACTTCTACTAGCAAAATCCCCATCCCCCGTCCGACAACTCGACGAACGATAAGAGAAGAAAGTATGAAAATTCCAGTTAAGCAACTGGATGATATGAGTAACTTAGTCGGGGAGTTGGTGGTAAATCGGAATACATTAGAGCAGGATCATGAACGTCTGCGACAGTCTCTAGATAGTCTTTTGGTTCAGGTACAGCATCTATCAGATGTGGGAGTGAGGATGCAGGAATACTACGAGCGATCGCTCTTAGAAGCCTCTCTCCTATCCAGTCGCCGTTATCGAGAACATGATGGACCACCATCAGGAAATTCCCATAATCGCGGCTTTAGCGAAATTGAAATGGATCGGTTTACGCCCTTCCATATCCTGGCACAAGAAATGATTGAGTTCATCGTGCGAGTCCGGGAGTCAGCCAGTGATATTGACTTTGTTACCGAAGAAACAGAACAGGTAGCAAGACAGTTACGCCAAGCAACTAGTCAACTACAAGAAGGATTGACAAAAGCCCGAATGGTTCCATTTACCCAAGCTGTTGATCGTTTGCGGCGAGGGGTGCGGGATAATGCCATTAGATATGGTAAACAAGTAGAATTAGTCACAGAAGGAGTGGATACCTTAGTTGACAAGATGATTTTGGATCGTCTCACAGATCCATTGACTCACATGGTCAATAATGCGATCTCTCACGGCATTGAAACCCCAGAAGTTCGGGAAGCCGCAGGTAAATCACCCGTAGGTATCATTAATATTCGCGCCCTACAACAAGGAAACCAAACCATTATTTCTGTTAGTGACGACGGTGCAGGTATTGATCATCAAAAAGTTAAAAACAAAGCCGTTAAAAAAGGTATCCTTACCCCCGAACAGGCAAAAACCATGTCTCGGATTGATACCTACGAACTTTTATTCCTCCCCAGCTTTAGTACCGCCGATGAAGTAGACGATATCAAAGGTAGGGGTGTGGGCATGAACGTCGTCCATAACGATATCAGCGAAATTCGCGGTACTGTTGGTACTGACTCCACACTAGGTCAAGGAACGATCTTTACCATTCGTCTACCACTGACCCTAAGTATTTGTAAAGCCCTATTCTGCATTTGCGATCGCACCAGAATCGCTTTTCCAATGGATGGTGTGGAAGATACCCTAAATATTCCCAGCAAAAACATTCAGCAAGATGCTGACGGAGAATCATTTATCGTCTGGAGAGAGATTATTCTGCCCTTCAAGCCTTTAAAAGATATCTTAGTTTTTAACCGTCAACTTAGTCGTGGCAACATCTATGGGACTAAAAAAAATGATGACATGATTTCTGTCATCGTTATCCGTTCAGGCAATACAATGATCGCTTTACAAGTTGATCAAGTCCTCAGTGAACAAGAAATTGTAATTAAGCAATTTGAAGGACCAGCACCTAAACCAAGTGGCGTAGCTGGTGCTACAGTTCTTGGTGACGGTATGATCATGCCCATTGCTGACGTACTAGAAATCATTGACATCTTCCAAGGCAAGATGTCTAAACATATCGGTGGCAATTGGCAGCAAACAAATTCACCATCAGTAAACACAATCTCCGCTGACAAAGTAGAAACAACAGTATTAATCGTTGATGACTCCATCACAGTTCGAGAACTTCTATCTCTTACCTTTAGCAAAGCTGGTTATCGGGTAGAACAAGCCCGTGATGGGCAAGAGGCATGGGATAAACTTCGTTCCGGTTTACATTGCGATATCGTTTTCTGTGACATTGAAATGCCTCGTTGTGATGGATTAGAACTGCTGTCTCGAATGCAGAAAGATGGTTCTTTTGGTAACTTACCTATCGCCATGCTTACCTCTCGTGGTGCAGATAAACATAGACAAATGGCAATACAACTTGGTGCTAGTGGCTACTTTACTAAACCCTATTTAGAAGAAGCACTTTTAGAAGCAGCCTCGCGGATGCTAAAAGGAGAAAACGTCGTAGTTACAGCTTAA
- a CDS encoding branched-chain amino acid ABC transporter permease, protein MDITQFAQLIINGIAVGSIIALAAVGLTLTYGILRLSNFAHGDFLTLGAYLTLMVNAMGLNIWLSMIVATVGTVGGMLLAEKLLWSKMRSIRASSTTLIIISIGLALFLRNGIIFLWGGKNQNYNLPVIPALEFGTLKVPQNQLLVLGLAILAILSLHYLLQNTKIGKAMRAVADDLDLARVSGINVDRVILWTWVIAGTFTSLGGSMYGLITAVRPNMGWFLILPLFASVILGGIGNPYGAIAAAFIIGIAQEVSTPWLGSQYKQGIALLIMIVVLLIRPKGLFKGTI, encoded by the coding sequence ATGGATATTACACAATTTGCTCAATTAATTATCAACGGTATCGCTGTCGGTAGCATTATCGCCTTAGCAGCAGTAGGACTGACCTTAACCTATGGGATTTTGCGGTTGTCTAATTTTGCCCACGGTGATTTTCTCACATTAGGAGCTTATTTGACTCTCATGGTCAATGCTATGGGTCTAAATATTTGGTTGTCAATGATTGTGGCTACCGTGGGAACTGTGGGAGGAATGTTACTAGCAGAAAAATTGCTATGGTCAAAAATGCGGTCTATCCGTGCTAGTTCGACAACACTGATTATTATCTCTATCGGTCTAGCTTTATTTCTCCGCAATGGGATTATTTTTCTCTGGGGAGGTAAAAACCAAAATTATAATTTGCCCGTGATTCCGGCTTTAGAATTTGGGACTTTAAAAGTACCGCAAAATCAATTATTGGTACTGGGATTAGCTATTTTGGCGATTTTATCGCTACACTACTTGCTACAAAATACGAAAATTGGTAAGGCAATGCGGGCAGTAGCTGATGATTTAGATTTAGCTAGAGTATCTGGTATTAATGTTGATAGGGTAATTTTGTGGACTTGGGTAATTGCTGGGACATTCACTTCTTTAGGTGGGAGTATGTACGGGCTAATTACAGCAGTGCGTCCAAATATGGGTTGGTTTTTGATTTTACCTTTGTTTGCTTCAGTGATTTTGGGGGGAATTGGTAATCCTTATGGAGCGATCGCCGCCGCCTTTATTATTGGTATTGCCCAAGAAGTTAGCACCCCCTGGCTAGGTTCACAGTACAAACAAGGTATAGCTCTACTAATCATGATTGTGGTGCTGCTTATTCGTCCCAAAGGTTTATTTAAAGGCACGATTTAA